A DNA window from Paenibacillus andongensis contains the following coding sequences:
- a CDS encoding sugar phosphate nucleotidyltransferase: MKGVVLAGGTGSRLRPLTNIINKHLLPVGELPMIQYAIEKLCKAGIQDILLITGKQSAGLYLDYLGSGETFGVRLTYKLQDKAGGIAQALALAKEFVLTGEKFVVLLGDNLFEDSLSPIIDTFEKQKDGAMVILKKVTDPRRYGVAKMKNGIIERIEEKPDYPSSSYAVTGIYLFDSTVFDIIKKQTPSSRGELEITDVNNVYAAAGKLTHGFFTGWWIDAGTHESLFQATLFVRKENS, encoded by the coding sequence GTGAAGGGTGTTGTACTGGCGGGAGGAACGGGAAGCCGCTTGCGTCCTCTGACGAACATCATCAATAAACATTTGCTTCCAGTCGGTGAATTACCCATGATTCAATATGCCATCGAGAAATTATGCAAAGCCGGCATTCAAGATATTTTATTAATCACGGGAAAACAATCCGCAGGGTTGTACTTGGATTACTTGGGCAGTGGTGAAACGTTTGGTGTCCGTCTTACTTACAAGCTCCAAGATAAAGCCGGGGGGATCGCTCAGGCACTGGCGCTCGCGAAGGAATTCGTGTTGACGGGTGAGAAATTTGTCGTTCTTCTGGGTGATAACTTGTTTGAAGATTCCTTAAGTCCGATAATTGACACCTTCGAGAAGCAGAAAGATGGAGCAATGGTCATTCTAAAGAAGGTGACTGATCCTAGAAGATATGGTGTTGCAAAGATGAAGAATGGCATCATTGAACGGATCGAAGAAAAGCCGGATTATCCGAGCTCGTCTTATGCAGTTACGGGTATTTATTTATTTGATTCTACAGTGTTTGACATTATTAAAAAACAAACGCCTTCCAGTCGAGGCGAACTGGAAATCACTGATGTGAACAATGTGTACGCAGCTGCGGGCAAGCTTACTCATGGGTTCTTTACAGGTTGGTGGATTGATGCCGGGACACATGAATCTCTCTTCCAGGCTACTCTTTTTGTAAGGAAGGAGAACAGCTAA
- the rfbB gene encoding dTDP-glucose 4,6-dehydratase produces the protein MSVILITGGMGFIGSNFIYYWKKNHPEDHLINVDLLTYAGNEDNLRSLDGQAGYQFVLGDIGHVGLLNQLMKQGVDVVVHFAAESHVDRSIHNPRSFVLTNVAGTQCLLEAARQHQVKKFIHISTDEVYGSLGDDGAFTETTPLAPNSPYSASKAGSDMLVRAYYETYGFPAVITRCSNNYGPRQFPEKLIPLIITRALRNEQIPIYGDGLNIRDWLYVEDHCSAIERVIEDGVPGEVYNIGGQNERTNLEVAKSILKLLNKTEDLIHFVSDRPGHDRRYAIDSSKIRRELGWVPSYSFESGLKKTLDWYVQEHEWCARIADGSYRAQTEADRT, from the coding sequence ATGTCGGTGATTCTAATTACGGGTGGAATGGGATTTATTGGAAGTAACTTTATTTATTACTGGAAGAAAAATCATCCGGAAGATCATTTAATAAATGTTGATTTACTTACGTATGCAGGAAATGAGGATAACCTCAGGTCACTAGATGGGCAAGCTGGTTACCAGTTTGTACTTGGTGATATCGGTCATGTTGGTCTCTTAAACCAATTGATGAAGCAAGGGGTTGACGTGGTTGTCCATTTTGCCGCCGAATCCCATGTGGATCGAAGCATTCATAACCCTCGCAGCTTTGTGCTTACAAATGTAGCAGGGACACAATGCTTATTGGAGGCAGCGAGACAGCATCAGGTTAAGAAGTTCATTCATATTTCGACGGATGAGGTTTATGGATCACTTGGAGACGATGGGGCATTCACCGAAACGACTCCCTTAGCACCGAATTCTCCTTATTCTGCGAGTAAGGCAGGATCGGATATGCTAGTCAGAGCCTACTATGAAACCTATGGGTTCCCGGCTGTGATTACTCGCTGCTCTAATAATTATGGTCCTCGTCAGTTTCCTGAAAAGCTAATTCCACTCATTATTACTCGTGCCCTTCGCAATGAGCAGATTCCGATATATGGCGATGGATTGAATATACGAGATTGGTTGTATGTGGAAGACCACTGTTCAGCGATTGAACGAGTGATTGAGGATGGCGTACCTGGGGAGGTTTACAATATCGGCGGACAAAATGAACGAACGAATTTGGAGGTTGCCAAAAGCATTCTGAAGCTGCTTAACAAAACGGAGGATTTGATCCACTTCGTATCAGACCGGCCTGGACATGATCGTCGGTATGCGATTGATAGTAGCAAAATTCGCCGTGAACTGGGCTGGGTGCCGTCCTATTCATTTGAATCGGGACTAAAGAAGACACTGGATTGGTATGTGCAAGAACACGAATGGTGTGCACGTATTGCAGACGGATCTTATCGCGCCCAAACAGAAGCTGATCGCACATGA
- the rfbD gene encoding dTDP-4-dehydrorhamnose reductase, which translates to MKILITGAGGQLGYDLIRVFGLVHEVSAWRKDQFDVSDEKKVMDILLQERPDVVIHAAAYTNVDKAEVETELAYQVNALGALHIAKACEKIGAKLVYVSTDYVFDGTKETPYEEGDITNPNNIYGHSKLLGEKFVRMTCSKRFVVRTSWLYGTKGANFVTKVLEKAQSGGPLSIVDDQFGSPTYGLDLAIFLRELIETDRYGIYHASNQGVCSRYEFALHILKIAQMEHVPLIPVHSDSFPLPAARPMYSAFAHKAMADNGFTPMRDWKSALNFFLKIDHIYPAALEKKV; encoded by the coding sequence ATGAAAATATTAATTACTGGAGCCGGTGGACAGCTCGGCTATGATCTCATTCGTGTGTTTGGCCTCGTTCATGAAGTATCAGCTTGGCGCAAAGACCAATTTGACGTGAGCGATGAGAAGAAAGTCATGGACATCCTTCTACAAGAGCGACCGGATGTTGTTATTCATGCTGCTGCTTATACGAATGTCGATAAGGCGGAAGTAGAGACGGAGCTAGCCTATCAAGTGAATGCATTGGGAGCCCTGCACATTGCAAAGGCTTGCGAGAAAATCGGTGCCAAGCTTGTATATGTGAGTACCGACTATGTGTTTGATGGAACGAAGGAAACCCCGTATGAAGAGGGGGATATCACCAATCCAAACAATATATATGGTCATTCTAAGCTGCTTGGAGAGAAATTCGTCAGAATGACCTGCTCGAAACGTTTTGTCGTACGTACGTCTTGGTTATATGGCACCAAAGGAGCTAACTTTGTTACCAAGGTGTTGGAAAAGGCACAATCGGGAGGACCTCTGTCCATTGTAGATGATCAATTCGGCTCACCCACGTATGGTTTGGATCTGGCGATCTTTCTTCGAGAACTGATTGAAACGGACAGGTATGGCATTTATCACGCATCGAATCAAGGGGTGTGCTCTAGATATGAATTTGCCTTGCACATTTTGAAGATCGCTCAAATGGAGCATGTTCCGCTGATTCCTGTTCATTCGGATTCGTTTCCACTGCCTGCGGCAAGACCGATGTACTCGGCATTTGCTCATAAAGCTATGGCTGACAATGGCTTTACCCCGATGAGAGATTGGAAATCGGCGCTGAACTTTTTCTTGAAGATCGATCATATTTATCCAGCAGCCTTAGAAAAGAAGGTGTGA
- a CDS encoding CgeB family protein, with the protein MSKTIATRPYGPKMGRKRGLQKGKEHGIRMGRCQFVTDSMRPEPLPLRDARVLFIIQGFDAIDQGIAQGLRQTVREAFTATAVDMLRLAAELQPNLVLVMNGLHVFPADHTDHVDQVRQMGIRTAIWFADDPYFTDHTVTLAPHYDYVFTHELSCVALYREVGCGQVHYLPLAVNTAVFKPTHVSPEYRSDICFIGNGFPNRIALFNELTPFLADKKVLIAGGLWEQLEGFDLLKKGIKLQWIPIEESVKYYNGAKIVINVHRQTYHEMYNKNSRNIPGHSVNPRTYEISGCGTLQITDHRHDLDMYYTPGYDIETFHNSAELILKMKHYLRHEEDRLRIAIRSLRRTMNEHTFAIRLVKLMDIVFA; encoded by the coding sequence ATGAGCAAAACGATTGCTACTCGTCCGTATGGTCCGAAAATGGGTAGAAAACGTGGACTTCAGAAAGGTAAAGAACATGGCATCCGGATGGGGCGGTGCCAGTTTGTTACTGACTCGATGCGACCTGAACCCTTACCACTCCGAGATGCCAGAGTGTTATTTATCATTCAAGGTTTCGATGCCATTGACCAAGGAATTGCCCAGGGCCTGCGACAAACGGTCCGAGAAGCTTTTACAGCAACTGCTGTCGACATGCTCCGTTTGGCGGCAGAGCTTCAACCGAACCTTGTGCTGGTCATGAATGGTCTTCATGTCTTTCCGGCTGATCACACAGACCATGTCGATCAAGTGAGACAGATGGGCATACGCACGGCGATTTGGTTTGCGGATGATCCCTATTTTACCGATCATACGGTCACACTTGCTCCTCACTACGATTACGTGTTTACGCATGAATTGAGCTGTGTAGCGCTCTATCGGGAAGTTGGTTGTGGCCAGGTCCATTACTTACCCTTGGCAGTCAATACGGCTGTTTTTAAGCCTACGCATGTTAGTCCCGAATATCGAAGTGATATCTGCTTTATTGGAAATGGGTTTCCGAACCGGATCGCCCTATTTAATGAGCTGACTCCATTCTTAGCGGATAAAAAAGTGCTGATTGCAGGGGGATTATGGGAACAACTAGAGGGATTTGATTTGCTAAAGAAGGGCATTAAGCTGCAATGGATACCTATTGAAGAGTCTGTGAAGTATTATAACGGAGCCAAAATTGTCATTAACGTTCATCGCCAAACCTATCATGAAATGTACAACAAAAATAGTAGAAATATCCCGGGTCATTCGGTTAATCCAAGAACGTATGAGATTTCTGGGTGCGGTACGCTGCAAATTACAGATCACCGTCACGATTTGGATATGTATTATACGCCCGGTTACGATATCGAGACCTTTCATAATTCGGCAGAACTTATCCTGAAGATGAAACATTACTTGAGACATGAAGAGGATAGGCTGCGAATTGCGATAAGAAGCTTACGAAGAACAATGAATGAACATACGTTTGCGATTCGATTAGTCAAGCTGATGGACATTGTATTTGCCTAG
- a CDS encoding CgeB family protein — MAEVKKSSSSRRGKKNGYEAGYSNGVRLGLCEAIIHKAIRDRIPNPVWDVRVLYVTSGKGFPYEPLDHAIIGSLRPLVRELIIGNCDNDPIRIGRPEANLETLAAVYHPDLMIVLDGMNLSLDVVDRIRSMGIRTAIWLTDDPYYTDITVSYATHYDFMFTLEVNCVSLYKEMGCPQVHYLPLAFQPDMFRPKRIPHGMHRDISFIGSAYWNRVALFDRLAPYLSNKRILISGIWWERLKHYKLLAPQIQLNTWMQPEHTANVYNGAKIVINMHRAYDDQAYNNNSRQILGASPNPRTFEISGCGVLQLTDVRDDLVNFYTPGYDIVTYTSPEDLVEKMEYYLLHDEERKLIAMRGLYRTMRDHTYANRLSNMLAIVFGQQG; from the coding sequence ATGGCCGAAGTCAAGAAGAGTTCTTCCTCGAGAAGGGGAAAAAAGAACGGTTATGAAGCGGGCTATTCCAACGGAGTTAGGTTAGGGCTATGCGAAGCTATTATTCATAAAGCGATTCGTGATCGGATACCTAACCCCGTTTGGGATGTGCGAGTGTTATATGTAACGTCGGGTAAAGGATTTCCTTACGAGCCCTTGGATCATGCGATTATTGGCAGCTTGCGTCCATTAGTCCGTGAATTAATTATTGGGAATTGTGATAATGATCCGATTCGTATCGGCAGACCAGAGGCAAATCTCGAAACGCTTGCTGCGGTCTATCATCCCGACCTGATGATTGTTCTAGATGGGATGAATTTATCTCTAGATGTGGTAGATCGGATTCGCAGTATGGGCATCCGTACAGCCATATGGCTTACGGATGACCCCTATTACACGGACATTACCGTCTCTTATGCGACCCACTACGATTTCATGTTCACGTTGGAAGTGAATTGCGTGTCGCTATATAAGGAAATGGGATGCCCTCAGGTTCATTATTTACCGCTTGCCTTTCAACCGGATATGTTTCGACCAAAGCGCATTCCACATGGTATGCATCGGGATATCAGTTTCATCGGATCTGCCTATTGGAACCGGGTGGCGTTGTTTGATCGGCTGGCTCCCTATTTGTCAAACAAACGGATCCTCATTTCCGGTATATGGTGGGAGCGTCTGAAGCACTATAAGCTGCTTGCGCCACAGATTCAGCTCAATACTTGGATGCAGCCGGAGCATACCGCGAATGTTTATAATGGAGCCAAAATCGTCATTAATATGCACCGAGCCTATGATGACCAGGCATATAACAATAACAGCCGGCAAATTCTTGGAGCCTCCCCCAATCCGCGAACTTTCGAGATATCCGGCTGCGGTGTGCTTCAATTAACGGATGTACGCGACGACTTAGTTAACTTTTATACACCAGGTTACGATATTGTCACCTATACATCACCAGAAGATCTGGTGGAGAAGATGGAATACTATTTGCTACACGATGAAGAACGCAAACTAATAGCTATGCGAGGATTGTATCGTACAATGCGAGATCACACCTATGCGAATAGGCTGTCTAACATGCTCGCTATTGTTTTCGGACAACAAGGATGA
- a CDS encoding glycosyltransferase family 4 protein, with translation MTLELGRNFACTLVVPREGLLAVEARNHGINTVVQSFPLLYEMYHPSAALPHLFQELLLHSELPGLIDLLFIHEPEMVITNTCINILPAVAAKRLGIPVTWVIAETTLINEFTPFSVELMDQYADWIVGISGTTMQPLQSIMSSNKKFVLPPSWHTEQYNPSEWPLRRQSKRAEIGIYDERPVIGYISSDIYANKGLDHFIQMGIHICETNRMVHFMITGKPTDPVYMESCRQMILISGYSSQFSFLPFDANIQSIYPAMDIVVVPSLMNEGFGLTALEGLIFGKAVVAYRSGGLEEILHSTGNEAFLAQKGDVRDLTIKVQYLLSDHQNRQKIGNKNSQVIHQVFGIEAYRGRLGSFLSHLGPVLESRRMDRQNSPRFPEHFLLKGESSHTVFVIEQGLKRPISTGVDFSFYKFDWNRVGTVDDRQLAMHPTGTPIRAEEPFLTYAPAIYVARGQGPTVYLMQHGVRYPFMSESALQRYGYAMSQIVLLPESGIASYTQGLPIGGGEKAAQKGPRRKSKAKLIMKKKTKKGTKLRKGTRRFAKGGFKARKRKVAQAKKSIRGRGQARRRAKKVKAGQRPKHKRIVKVGGKR, from the coding sequence ATGACTTTGGAACTTGGAAGGAATTTTGCATGTACGTTAGTGGTCCCCAGAGAAGGACTTTTAGCTGTAGAAGCTAGAAACCATGGCATTAACACGGTTGTCCAATCGTTCCCTCTTTTATATGAGATGTATCATCCCTCAGCAGCTTTACCCCACCTTTTCCAGGAGTTGCTTCTTCATTCAGAACTGCCAGGCTTAATCGATCTTCTATTCATTCATGAGCCGGAAATGGTCATCACGAATACTTGCATTAACATTTTACCAGCCGTGGCCGCTAAGAGACTGGGGATTCCTGTAACGTGGGTCATTGCGGAGACGACTCTAATCAATGAATTCACACCTTTCAGTGTAGAGCTCATGGACCAATATGCGGACTGGATTGTGGGTATTTCGGGTACAACCATGCAGCCTCTTCAGAGCATTATGAGCAGCAACAAAAAGTTCGTACTTCCTCCATCATGGCATACAGAGCAATATAACCCTAGTGAGTGGCCGTTAAGAAGGCAAAGTAAACGTGCGGAAATCGGCATCTATGATGAGCGGCCCGTCATCGGATACATTTCCTCCGATATTTACGCGAATAAAGGGCTGGACCATTTCATTCAGATGGGGATTCACATTTGCGAAACGAATCGGATGGTCCACTTTATGATTACAGGCAAACCAACTGACCCTGTCTATATGGAATCCTGCAGACAAATGATCTTGATCTCAGGCTACTCCTCTCAATTCTCCTTCCTCCCTTTTGACGCCAACATTCAATCTATTTACCCAGCGATGGATATCGTTGTTGTTCCTAGTCTTATGAACGAGGGATTTGGATTAACGGCCTTAGAAGGTCTCATTTTTGGTAAAGCCGTTGTTGCTTATCGCTCAGGTGGATTGGAAGAAATACTCCATTCAACGGGAAATGAAGCCTTTCTGGCTCAAAAAGGAGATGTTCGTGATCTCACAATTAAGGTTCAGTATTTATTATCGGATCACCAAAACCGCCAGAAAATAGGGAATAAGAACAGCCAAGTGATTCATCAAGTGTTTGGGATTGAAGCTTACCGTGGCCGTTTGGGAAGTTTTCTTTCTCATCTCGGGCCTGTCTTGGAATCAAGGCGGATGGATCGGCAGAATTCTCCTAGGTTTCCTGAACATTTCCTGCTGAAAGGGGAATCCTCACATACGGTATTCGTCATTGAGCAGGGCCTTAAGCGCCCGATTTCTACGGGTGTAGATTTCAGTTTTTATAAATTTGATTGGAACCGAGTTGGGACTGTAGATGATCGCCAGCTAGCCATGCATCCGACAGGTACTCCCATTCGTGCTGAAGAGCCTTTTCTGACATATGCCCCAGCGATTTATGTAGCGAGAGGACAGGGGCCAACCGTTTACCTTATGCAGCATGGGGTGAGATATCCTTTTATGTCAGAAAGTGCTCTTCAGCGTTACGGGTACGCGATGTCACAGATCGTCTTGCTTCCGGAGAGCGGTATCGCTTCTTACACGCAAGGTCTTCCGATTGGTGGAGGCGAGAAAGCTGCGCAAAAGGGTCCTAGGCGAAAAAGTAAAGCTAAGCTGATCATGAAGAAAAAAACAAAAAAAGGAACAAAGCTGAGAAAGGGCACTCGCAGGTTTGCCAAGGGTGGTTTCAAAGCACGCAAACGGAAAGTAGCCCAAGCGAAAAAGTCGATAAGAGGACGCGGGCAGGCTAGACGTCGTGCAAAAAAGGTAAAGGCAGGACAACGTCCTAAGCATAAAAGAATCGTGAAGGTAGGCGGAAAAAGATGA
- the wecB gene encoding non-hydrolyzing UDP-N-acetylglucosamine 2-epimerase: MKIATVLGTRPEIIRLSLIIQKLDELAEQHVLIHTGQNFTSTLSDVFFEELGLRQPDYMLQNQQRTLGGQLSVLFAELERIFTLERPDKVLVLGDTNSALSSILAERMGIPVIHMEAGNRCFDLGVPEEKNRKVIDAISSINMPYTRYSRDNLLREGVPSHRIIVTGNPINEVLIHYETRIEQSDILEKLDLKGEPYFLVTTHRAENVDHPERLQQILQGLNLVAETFGHKVICSIHPRTQSRLEKDGMVTMHPLVQFHEPFGFFDFVHLEKHAFCVLTDSGTVQEECCIFHVPTVTIRTTTERPETVDCGSNVVSGLRAEQILNAVKVMVSFPAGWHCPDGYLDTNVSQKVVQYLLGGKDNVC, from the coding sequence ATGAAAATCGCGACTGTTTTGGGGACTCGTCCCGAAATTATCCGGCTGAGTCTCATTATTCAGAAGCTGGATGAACTGGCCGAACAGCATGTGCTCATTCACACAGGACAGAATTTCACTTCTACGCTTAGCGACGTGTTTTTCGAGGAGCTGGGGCTGCGCCAACCCGATTATATGCTGCAGAACCAGCAGCGTACGTTAGGAGGGCAGCTCTCAGTCCTTTTCGCAGAGCTGGAACGCATATTTACACTTGAACGCCCGGATAAAGTGCTTGTTCTGGGTGACACGAACAGCGCGCTCAGCAGCATCCTTGCCGAGCGAATGGGTATTCCTGTGATTCACATGGAAGCGGGTAACCGCTGTTTCGATCTCGGTGTACCGGAAGAGAAGAACCGAAAAGTGATCGATGCGATTTCTAGCATTAATATGCCATACACCCGTTACAGCCGAGACAATCTGCTTAGGGAGGGCGTACCCAGTCATCGTATTATCGTCACAGGGAATCCCATTAATGAAGTGCTGATTCATTATGAGACACGTATTGAACAAAGTGACATTCTTGAAAAGCTGGATCTGAAAGGTGAGCCTTACTTTCTGGTTACAACGCATCGTGCTGAAAATGTGGATCATCCTGAACGACTCCAACAAATTCTCCAAGGACTTAATCTGGTTGCTGAAACCTTTGGACATAAAGTCATTTGCAGCATTCATCCCCGTACCCAATCACGACTCGAGAAGGATGGCATGGTCACGATGCATCCACTCGTTCAATTTCATGAGCCATTTGGATTTTTCGACTTTGTGCATCTGGAGAAGCATGCGTTCTGTGTCTTGACAGACAGCGGCACCGTTCAAGAGGAATGCTGCATTTTTCATGTGCCGACGGTGACCATCCGAACGACAACTGAACGGCCTGAAACCGTCGATTGCGGAAGCAATGTGGTTTCTGGTCTCCGAGCTGAGCAAATATTGAACGCGGTTAAAGTGATGGTGAGTTTTCCAGCAGGGTGGCATTGCCCGGATGGCTATTTAGATACAAATGTATCGCAAAAAGTCGTTCAATATTTATTAGGAGGTAAAGATAATGTTTGCTAA
- a CDS encoding polysaccharide biosynthesis protein encodes MFANATILVTGGTGSWGYELIEQLLRENPKKIIVFSRNESTQVAMKRTFEDARLSFCIGDIRDKEALMKACEKVDYLFHLAALKHVPVCEDQPYEALKTNVVGTQNVIEAAIENKVKKVINISTDKAANPSNFYGMTKAIGEKLIVYANLLSSHTKFVNVRGGNVLGTNGSVIHLFMKQIQEKNQVGITDKNMTRFFMTKHEAIKLMLRGAEVGQGGETFVITMPTCKIMDLAEVLIEELGNQDVEVVELGVRPGEKIHEILLSEFESQFTVAYDDDHLVILPTIDIPGLKKHYENFPKVPYESFSSEEPLMSKADIKKMLVKGGFLG; translated from the coding sequence ATGTTTGCTAACGCGACAATCTTAGTGACCGGTGGGACGGGATCCTGGGGTTATGAACTCATAGAACAGCTGCTTCGGGAAAATCCCAAGAAGATTATTGTATTCTCCCGTAATGAATCGACACAGGTAGCAATGAAGCGGACCTTTGAGGATGCCAGACTGAGCTTCTGTATTGGGGATATAAGGGATAAAGAGGCTTTGATGAAAGCTTGTGAAAAGGTTGATTATTTATTCCATCTGGCGGCGCTCAAGCATGTTCCCGTCTGTGAGGACCAACCTTACGAAGCTTTAAAGACGAACGTGGTGGGAACGCAGAATGTTATTGAAGCGGCTATCGAGAACAAAGTGAAGAAAGTTATTAACATTTCGACCGATAAGGCAGCAAACCCTTCCAATTTCTATGGCATGACGAAGGCAATTGGAGAGAAACTTATCGTATATGCCAACCTGTTGAGTTCACATACCAAATTCGTTAACGTTCGTGGAGGCAATGTACTAGGTACGAATGGTAGCGTCATTCACTTGTTCATGAAGCAAATTCAGGAAAAGAATCAAGTAGGCATCACGGATAAAAACATGACGCGATTCTTCATGACGAAGCACGAAGCGATTAAGTTGATGCTTAGAGGCGCAGAAGTAGGGCAGGGTGGGGAAACATTCGTAATAACAATGCCTACATGTAAAATTATGGATTTGGCTGAGGTGCTGATCGAAGAGTTAGGGAATCAGGATGTGGAAGTAGTTGAGCTTGGCGTACGACCGGGGGAAAAAATCCATGAAATTTTGCTTTCTGAGTTTGAAAGCCAATTTACTGTTGCCTATGACGATGATCACTTGGTCATTTTGCCAACGATCGATATCCCCGGACTTAAGAAGCATTATGAGAATTTCCCGAAAGTGCCGTACGAAAGTTTCAGCTCGGAAGAACCGTTGATGTCGAAAGCGGATATTAAAAAAATGCTCGTTAAAGGGGGGTTTCTAGGATGA